The following are from one region of the Equus przewalskii isolate Varuska chromosome 21, EquPr2, whole genome shotgun sequence genome:
- the PPDPF gene encoding pancreatic progenitor cell differentiation and proliferation factor produces MAAIPSSGSLVATHDYYRRRLGSTSSNSSCGSAEYPGEAIPHHPGLPKADPGHWWTSFFFGKSTLPFMATVLESPEHSESPQASSSTITCDLAPEASRKQPGGQPAKANAGPRS; encoded by the exons ATGGCAGCCATCCCCTCCAGCGGCTCGCTCGTGGCCACCCACGACTACTACCGGC GCCGCCTGGGTTCCACTTCCAGCAACAGCTCCTGCGGCAGCGCCGAGTACCCTGGGGAAGCCATCCCCCACCACCCCG GTCTCCCCAAGGCCGACCCGGGTCACTGGTGGACGAGCTTCTTTTTTGGGAAGTCCACTCTCCCATTCATGGCCACAGTGTTGGAGTCCCCAGAGCA CTCGGAGTCCCCCCAGGCCTCCAGCAGCACCATCACGTGTGACCTGGCTCCAGAAGCCTCGAGGAAGCAGCCTGGTGGCCAGCCTGCCAAAGCCAATGCTGGGCCCCGGTCCTGA